The Methanobacterium lacus genome includes a region encoding these proteins:
- a CDS encoding Eco57I restriction-modification methylase domain-containing protein, whose amino-acid sequence MTKYNLEYLQNRLGTFNKDFKYPNKRILGSNLIYIETQTKKELNECIDKIKDKMNPGYIWGYVNSTESTYVTRAFGENQIFTYNPEVFKNRTEYVKGKQKVLNNLTEDSINELFDQKIVFNHFYEKLWYLRIDLGKEIRDQNNLSDNESLMAAQHIIDRILFTYFICGKKLLNVNGKEPISGQKLFTNIISRMPDPWRCLKTLFFRNFAKNGTQKLKIGSKDYIQTRYLNGGLFRPKIIEGISEEELIIKYTKKQWQDLFEPLNKYTWIIEDEIMDYYGEYEGNLTPEIIGHIYEKFVITMVKLDEIKLEELKISDKGELLKGNKEIGAYYTEEYITDFISQNTIKPKLFDQLGIVEKIDFDDFVNAYSSEVLEEALGILDKMTICDPACGSGAFLIKSGEILLEYKSKINKKLKNKNMDLYNLKKYIIINNLYGVDIQEGAIEICKLRLWLWLISSSKNQKFEPLPNIEYNFIIGNSLMGWAKEKLGQNLLVKIDESVLNSIESLNINNEIGFNQIKENLQNNDIQSYAEVISFLKNIYSYSTDEEAEKLKDIIESIKKFIYKEVDRIYFDSIESKGRINFVDYENFNPFHWKVDFNKIFKDGGFDIVIGNPPYGFRGVLTAQEKKIFRKNLEISFPTGDIAELFFKRGLNALVKPNGYFSFIIPKKSIYGESWGELREYLRNYYTFFFSDAGKAFTDVKLEMIVFGLVNKLERNRNIEIWYFNQSQNIAKTLGEVVDSNNGSEPFYIYSLNRNAEIYDLLKEYKTLNDFDTRISMGQSNITKYMLNERENKEDIPILKGKDISQYQIRNLHYLPYSNVEKEYLIPKLIIQKIVSHIKNPFPHIQLMGIVDKKGIFNIHDTAVLYKSEKINLESMLLLMNSKIISWFLYNFTYDRAIRTMDMIAYYANQIPIPTNLENYNNELEIICDYLLFLNQTALNKEIGDFFKNEIIDTLFYELYFDKKIKEKRIYFDSEETLMKLVSNYLKTVEFDEWESLYLNKLLNSKFSLKNQLKLEKISKINLEIIQDVSENIKHDVNIQRKIEKIRSMSWVKLIEEGI is encoded by the coding sequence ATGACGAAATATAACTTAGAATACCTCCAAAACAGATTAGGAACATTCAACAAAGACTTCAAATATCCTAACAAAAGAATATTAGGATCCAACCTTATATACATCGAAACACAAACAAAAAAAGAATTAAATGAGTGTATAGATAAAATTAAAGATAAAATGAACCCCGGATATATTTGGGGCTATGTAAATAGCACAGAATCAACCTATGTAACAAGAGCATTTGGGGAAAATCAGATATTTACTTACAATCCTGAAGTTTTTAAAAATAGAACTGAATATGTAAAAGGAAAACAAAAAGTCCTGAATAACCTCACTGAAGACTCAATAAATGAATTATTTGACCAAAAAATAGTTTTTAATCATTTTTACGAGAAATTATGGTATTTAAGAATAGATTTGGGCAAAGAAATTAGAGACCAAAACAATTTATCTGATAATGAATCTTTAATGGCAGCCCAACACATTATTGACAGGATATTATTCACTTATTTCATTTGTGGAAAAAAATTATTGAATGTTAATGGTAAAGAGCCAATAAGTGGTCAAAAACTTTTCACAAATATAATATCAAGAATGCCGGACCCTTGGAGATGCTTAAAAACCCTTTTCTTCCGAAATTTCGCCAAAAACGGAACACAAAAACTTAAAATAGGTTCTAAAGATTACATACAAACAAGATATCTAAATGGTGGCTTATTTAGGCCAAAAATCATCGAAGGAATTTCGGAAGAAGAACTTATAATAAAATACACAAAAAAACAATGGCAAGATCTCTTCGAACCACTCAACAAATATACATGGATAATAGAAGATGAAATAATGGATTATTATGGGGAATACGAGGGAAATCTAACACCAGAAATCATTGGCCATATATACGAAAAATTTGTTATCACTATGGTAAAATTAGATGAAATAAAACTTGAAGAATTGAAAATCTCAGATAAAGGAGAACTTTTAAAAGGTAATAAAGAAATTGGTGCATATTACACTGAAGAATATATCACTGATTTTATATCACAAAATACTATTAAACCAAAACTATTTGATCAACTTGGAATAGTAGAAAAAATAGATTTTGATGATTTTGTTAACGCATATAGCTCTGAAGTTTTAGAAGAAGCTCTTGGTATATTGGACAAGATGACTATTTGTGATCCTGCTTGTGGATCTGGGGCTTTTTTAATCAAATCTGGCGAAATACTTCTAGAATATAAATCTAAAATAAATAAAAAACTTAAAAATAAAAATATGGATTTATATAATCTTAAAAAATATATTATTATTAATAACCTTTATGGTGTTGACATACAAGAAGGGGCCATTGAAATATGCAAATTAAGACTGTGGTTATGGTTAATAAGTAGCTCAAAAAATCAAAAATTTGAACCCTTGCCAAATATCGAATATAACTTTATTATCGGAAATTCATTAATGGGATGGGCTAAAGAGAAATTAGGCCAAAATTTATTAGTTAAAATAGATGAATCAGTATTGAACAGCATTGAATCCCTTAATATTAATAATGAAATTGGATTTAACCAAATTAAAGAAAACCTGCAGAATAATGATATACAAAGTTATGCAGAAGTAATTTCATTTTTGAAAAATATTTACTCATACTCAACAGATGAAGAAGCTGAAAAACTTAAAGATATAATAGAATCAATTAAAAAATTTATTTATAAAGAAGTTGATCGGATATATTTCGATAGCATTGAATCTAAAGGCAGAATAAACTTTGTGGATTATGAAAATTTCAATCCTTTCCATTGGAAAGTGGATTTTAATAAGATTTTTAAAGACGGAGGATTTGATATTGTAATTGGAAATCCCCCATATGGCTTTAGGGGAGTATTAACAGCGCAAGAGAAAAAAATATTCCGAAAAAATCTTGAAATTAGTTTCCCTACAGGGGACATTGCTGAATTATTTTTTAAAAGAGGTCTTAATGCATTAGTAAAGCCAAATGGCTATTTTAGTTTTATAATACCTAAAAAATCTATTTATGGGGAGTCTTGGGGCGAATTAAGAGAGTATTTAAGAAATTACTATACATTTTTCTTTTCTGATGCTGGAAAAGCTTTTACAGATGTAAAATTGGAAATGATTGTTTTTGGACTTGTCAACAAGCTAGAAAGAAATAGAAATATAGAAATTTGGTATTTTAATCAATCTCAAAATATTGCAAAAACTCTAGGGGAGGTGGTAGATTCAAATAACGGTTCAGAACCGTTTTATATTTATAGCTTAAATAGAAATGCAGAAATTTATGATTTATTGAAGGAGTATAAAACTCTAAATGATTTTGATACTCGAATTTCTATGGGTCAAAGTAACATAACTAAGTATATGTTAAATGAAAGGGAAAATAAAGAGGACATACCTATTCTTAAAGGAAAAGACATTTCTCAGTATCAAATTAGAAATTTGCATTATTTACCTTATTCTAATGTTGAAAAAGAATACTTAATCCCCAAATTAATCATCCAAAAAATAGTATCTCATATCAAAAATCCTTTTCCTCATATTCAGTTAATGGGAATAGTTGATAAAAAAGGAATTTTCAATATTCATGACACTGCAGTACTCTATAAGTCTGAAAAAATTAATCTAGAATCTATGTTACTACTAATGAACTCAAAGATAATCTCATGGTTTTTGTATAATTTCACATATGATAGGGCAATAAGGACGATGGATATGATAGCTTATTATGCAAATCAAATTCCAATTCCAACTAATTTAGAGAATTATAATAACGAATTAGAAATAATCTGCGATTATTTGTTATTCTTAAACCAAACAGCATTAAACAAAGAAATTGGTGATTTTTTCAAAAATGAAATTATTGATACTCTATTTTATGAACTATACTTCGATAAAAAAATTAAAGAGAAAAGAATATATTTCGATTCGGAAGAAACACTTATGAAATTAGTATCTAATTATCTAAAAACAGTTGAATTTGATGAATGGGAAAGTTTATACTTGAATAAACTTTTAAATAGTAAATTTTCCTTAAAAAATCAATTAAAACTTGAAAAAATATCTAAAATCAATTTAGAAATCATTCAAGATGTTTCCGAAAATATAAAACATGATGTTAATATACAAAGAAAAATTGAGAAAATAAGGTCAATGTCATGGGTTAAATTAATCGAAGAAGGTATCTAG
- a CDS encoding helicase-related protein, with the protein MSRIVDNQKSLQDGLVHVNMIDIFREYYDDAEDFKFHVGSGFFFLDGFGEFYNIIDINKLKLGSDTYKNYWDTRAPLLIMMGKETNKTTKDALIDAASMVKYALNTHEEQYMEFLEDLIHKGLIKFKVFTDQRFHAKIYFFYDGISIDDIYVGSANLTSAGLTRNIELTAPMNTTKSLKKVHKEWFKNLWDRSTEDLNVLDIIKTYKKYDFIYYEPKNFFENLIKLMDKEYLFYNSDISDNTLLVKFQSFDFYQVMSTLEKYNGCILASSVGLGKSYVALEVMRYIENNDMEALLIGPPNLLKGKDSVWNEYLMKYDLNVEKISFGELQQKNFDASRYLNYDLIVIDEAHNLRNSSNRRKNILEVIHRSPKAKYLLLTATPINVKISDLTSLIDLFYEVNKDTWLDKELKSRYEDFKTKVNKLEKSQDDSKELLNEVIELQGYIEKELIVKSTRNMVKEYFSDDLLKLAGTSEIPEPIVIGETFNYPEEYHTNFFDKLPDFLLSLNYEHSKFQKEEDAFKYYEDKNLIYLYKWVLYKRAESSIYAFYKSVKKLHDRINTYINFLNKTNVPNDLKYIIDRDLNERHKIAAKVFENFESDEERNQVIENMCEDLVKTSEMLNELEKFKSDYVFKDDTKLEQLKEILKENPDKKCIIFTEFFATLEYLTINLKNDFSVDYVAGVNFKGQSMKPSSKDRKIKRFKAGYFQHLISTDVLAEGFNLPEADIVVNYDLPYNPVKIIQRVGRATRINEPKQIEIRNFNPDESIDQELNLIEKLDMRISNIISMIGIDYSIWSDTEEMVKEKEQLANVNKCKVLKELKERFKKENPEEIYKVHFRDESKLDLLLRKSIEHYNLKQEDIPVRKPSKPIYTTLVNKKEGFYGIYKFHNDYYEYGLPASFIEQTPKPQKTYETQELKVFYEKIKKEYIKIMWKKRDQGLSHKTDREIVKKLYKIKDEIPQLKTVIDRILITELHTNFQIANLVKEKIYPKINDGNFIWALQTDLIDKWEEEFEAILISEGAEDKQFLDETIKRPEEYKKMISAFIQYKKA; encoded by the coding sequence ATGAGTAGGATTGTTGATAATCAAAAGAGCCTTCAAGATGGGCTTGTTCATGTTAACATGATTGATATTTTTAGAGAATATTATGATGATGCTGAAGATTTTAAATTTCACGTAGGTAGTGGATTTTTCTTTTTAGATGGTTTCGGGGAATTTTATAATATTATTGATATTAATAAATTGAAACTTGGTTCCGATACCTACAAAAACTATTGGGATACTCGTGCACCCCTCCTTATAATGATGGGCAAAGAAACCAATAAGACCACCAAAGATGCCCTCATAGATGCAGCAAGTATGGTAAAATATGCACTTAATACTCATGAAGAACAATATATGGAATTCCTAGAAGACCTAATCCACAAAGGTTTAATAAAATTCAAAGTCTTCACTGACCAAAGGTTCCATGCAAAAATTTACTTCTTTTATGATGGAATTTCAATTGATGATATTTATGTAGGTTCCGCTAATCTGACTTCAGCAGGCCTTACGCGAAACATTGAACTCACAGCCCCTATGAACACAACCAAAAGCCTAAAAAAAGTTCATAAAGAATGGTTCAAAAATTTATGGGATCGATCAACAGAAGACCTAAACGTTCTAGATATAATTAAAACCTATAAAAAATATGATTTCATCTATTACGAACCAAAAAACTTCTTCGAAAACCTAATCAAACTAATGGACAAAGAATACTTGTTTTATAACTCAGATATTAGTGATAACACCCTCCTTGTTAAGTTCCAAAGTTTCGATTTCTATCAAGTAATGAGCACTCTAGAAAAATACAATGGTTGTATTTTAGCATCTTCAGTGGGATTAGGTAAATCATATGTAGCTTTAGAAGTCATGCGATATATCGAAAACAATGACATGGAAGCTCTTCTTATTGGGCCTCCTAACTTGTTAAAAGGTAAAGATAGTGTTTGGAATGAATATCTTATGAAATATGACTTGAATGTTGAGAAAATCAGTTTTGGTGAATTACAGCAGAAAAATTTTGATGCTAGCCGTTATTTGAATTATGATTTGATTGTTATAGACGAAGCACATAACCTAAGGAATTCATCAAATCGCAGAAAAAATATTTTAGAAGTTATTCACAGATCTCCTAAAGCTAAATATCTACTTTTAACAGCTACTCCTATAAACGTTAAAATTAGCGATCTTACTAGTCTTATTGACCTATTTTATGAGGTTAACAAAGATACTTGGTTAGATAAAGAACTGAAATCTAGATACGAAGATTTTAAGACTAAAGTTAATAAACTTGAAAAATCACAAGATGACTCTAAAGAACTATTAAATGAAGTAATTGAACTCCAAGGTTATATAGAGAAAGAATTGATAGTTAAATCTACTAGAAATATGGTAAAAGAGTATTTTTCTGATGATCTTCTTAAGTTAGCTGGAACATCCGAAATTCCAGAACCAATTGTAATTGGCGAAACTTTTAATTATCCCGAAGAATATCACACCAATTTCTTTGATAAACTTCCCGATTTTCTTCTTTCTCTCAATTATGAGCATTCTAAATTCCAAAAAGAAGAAGATGCATTCAAATATTACGAAGATAAAAATTTGATTTATCTTTATAAATGGGTACTATACAAAAGAGCTGAAAGTAGCATCTATGCTTTCTACAAATCAGTAAAAAAACTTCATGACCGTATAAATACATATATTAACTTTTTGAATAAAACAAACGTTCCTAATGATCTTAAATACATAATTGATAGGGATTTAAATGAAAGACATAAGATAGCAGCTAAAGTATTCGAAAATTTTGAATCGGATGAAGAAAGAAACCAAGTTATAGAAAACATGTGTGAAGATTTAGTTAAAACCTCTGAAATGCTAAATGAACTTGAAAAATTTAAAAGTGACTATGTATTTAAAGATGATACGAAACTGGAACAACTCAAAGAAATTCTTAAAGAAAATCCAGATAAAAAATGCATAATTTTCACAGAATTTTTTGCAACATTAGAATATTTAACTATTAATTTAAAAAATGATTTTAGTGTTGATTATGTTGCAGGAGTAAATTTCAAAGGACAATCGATGAAACCATCTTCTAAAGATAGAAAAATTAAACGATTCAAAGCAGGTTATTTCCAGCATTTAATATCAACAGACGTTTTAGCGGAAGGATTCAACCTACCTGAAGCAGACATAGTTGTAAACTATGATTTACCTTACAATCCTGTAAAAATCATCCAAAGAGTAGGTAGGGCCACGAGAATAAATGAACCTAAACAAATTGAAATAAGAAATTTCAATCCCGATGAATCTATAGACCAGGAATTAAATTTAATAGAAAAACTTGATATGCGAATATCTAACATCATAAGCATGATAGGTATTGATTACAGCATATGGTCCGATACAGAAGAAATGGTAAAAGAAAAAGAACAATTAGCCAATGTAAATAAATGCAAAGTGTTGAAAGAGCTTAAAGAAAGATTCAAAAAAGAAAACCCTGAAGAAATATATAAAGTTCACTTCAGAGACGAATCTAAATTAGATCTACTATTGAGAAAAAGTATTGAACACTACAATTTAAAACAAGAAGACATTCCTGTGCGAAAACCCTCAAAACCAATATATACTACACTAGTGAATAAAAAGGAAGGATTTTATGGAATTTATAAATTCCACAATGATTATTATGAATATGGATTACCTGCAAGCTTCATTGAACAAACCCCAAAACCCCAAAAAACATATGAAACTCAAGAACTTAAGGTTTTCTATGAAAAAATCAAAAAAGAATACATTAAAATAATGTGGAAGAAACGAGACCAAGGATTATCTCACAAAACGGACAGGGAGATAGTCAAAAAACTTTACAAAATAAAAGATGAAATTCCTCAATTAAAAACGGTAATTGATAGAATTCTTATTACAGAACTACATACAAATTTTCAAATAGCTAATCTTGTAAAAGAAAAAATATATCCTAAAATTAATGATGGAAATTTTATATGGGCTCTCCAAACAGACCTTATAGACAAATGGGAAGAGGAATTTGAAGCAATTCTGATTAGTGAGGGGGCAGAGGACAAACAATTCCTTGATGAAACCATCAAAAGACCAGAAGAATATAAAAAAATGATTTCTGCATTTATACAATACAAAAAGGCTTAA